Genomic DNA from Prunus persica cultivar Lovell chromosome G1, Prunus_persica_NCBIv2, whole genome shotgun sequence:
TTTTGTCAAGAAGCTTGTATAGAACTCTCAAGAATATTTTactatttatgttttttcatgaaaaaagaaaactttttCATAGATAGAaatctgaagaaagaaatattacCAAAACATTAATAAATTAGAATGTCTGATTTAAGATATGGCAAGGGCAAGCATATTGTTTTATCCCCAAGGCAGAAGTTTTGGGGTTGCTATGTTCAGTTCCTTTTGtttgtgtatatatgtgttgcAACGTGGTGGTTGTGTCTGTGTCCATAGTTACTTTGTTAGATGATATGAGGAGGCTTGCCTTTCAAGTTTGAAGCTTAGAGCTACTTTGCTAACATTAATAATTTACGAGCTAAGTTGCAGGATGTTTTAATATTTGCAGAACCTGCCTTCTTTAAAAgaaagattttgaaatttgagtttGCATATATCTACTTTTGTGCATGTAGCAGTTATGTCATCAAATTTCCCTTTACAATGTTACCTTGAGTAATAAATGCGATACTGACTGCAATTCCCCATAGCTTTAGCTGATCTATCAACTACCGATCTCTTTCTggtcaagtttttttttttttttttttttttttctcttcttcatctAAACTAAAGTTTAAAATCTCTACTTATAGTTGTCCCTTTTGCCTTGTCTGTTAATTCCAGTTTCATGGCAACTTATTCATTGTTTTGTACTTGCTTTAGTCTTAAGGATCCTGCAACTTCTTATTTATGTAATTGATTGTGTGCCATTtcgtataaaataaaaacaatgataTATTTATTAGTTTGTACGTATTCATTAAGTGACACTTCTTTTGGAGCTATTTTATTGAGTTATGAATCTATGATGCATGTCCAGAAGTATTGCCCCtgttaattttgatttctatTCTTATCTTTTTCAGAATTTTGTCCTTCAACTAACATAATCACAGACTGTAAGAAATTAAGCAACAATAATGCTAAAGAGTTTTGGAATCATAGTGTTATAACACATTCAACCTTTAGGAACTGTCCCTTTTCATTGGTTTTTATACTTGTTTAAGCTTTTCTGAATTTATGTTCCATTGTGTTGTTTTACTCATATAGTTTCTTTGGATGCCATATGAAAATGGAATCAGTCAGTAATTCTGTATATAATTGGAGCATCATAATTTGATTCACATGTTTGAAAGGATTCATTCAGTTATGCAAACTATTACAATTTTCTTCATATGCACTTATTCCCTAAAGCCAATTTATGGGTGAACTTTTTTGTGCAATTATCAGAATGTAGAAGATATCTACAATGCATCTATTAACTCACAATCAAGCCTAATTTTTATGTCCGCAGTTACTTGTGCTTCACATAGTACTTATTTTGTTCCTAGTTTGTGTAGTGGTTTGCACAGAATTAATTGGTAGCATACATTACAAGTTACATTTTTCCATAGGAAGCGCATTAACTTTTTGGCTATGATGTCCTCTTGAGCTTTACAGGTCCACAGATGGAGAGAAGTATGAATACCGCCTAATTGGGGTTGTGGAGCATTCTGGGACGATGAGAGGGGGCCACTATGTTGCATATGTGAGAGGGGGTGAAAGGAGCAGAGGAAAAgctgagaaagaaaataatggtcATGTGTGGTATTATGCTAGTGATGCACATGTGCGTCAAGTTTCCCTAGATGAGGTTCTTCACTGTGAGGCCTATATCTTATTCTATGAAAAAAGTTGAGGTTGTTCTACCTTCAACTTGATGTCTTTGAAGTTTGAGTTCAGGGCCTTCAGACTAGCTGAGCTTCCCCaatgtgtgagagagagagagagagagagagagagagagagagagagagagagagagagagagagacatagaCAGAGACATAGAGAGACAGGAAAACCAGAGTTGAGTGTACGACTCCAATTACCATGTGTTTTGTTACCCCATTCTTTCAAGATGTAATGATCTTTTAGATGTATACTGTTAGTTATAGCATCAGAAAAcggggttttctttttatagtcCCATCACCCCAGGGACCATGGCTGCATCAATTACTGAAGCTTTTCAAGTTACCGTTTTTTATTTACTAAGAATCCCTCTTAGGCAAGAAGCATTGCATATTAAAAGATCCAGGcttcattgagagcacgacTTGTTTCGGCTCCAAAGAAATGCGTTGTATTATGTACTAGAATCTGGTTGACAATATTGTCGACCTGCAATTTTCCTCATGCAAGTGCCTTTCGACAAGGGAGATGTATTTACAGTTTAAGTTTCACTTTCAATCTCAATGACGACCTTTTATGGATTTCTTTGTTGTAGTTGGGCCTTTGGCCCAAATATGTTctcttagagcaactccactcATTTGCCCTTAGCTATGGCAAGGGGGGTACagggcagctactattcaagtgaatagtggctgcccttgcAAAAAGCAATGTGTGTTTCCACCCGTTACCACGGCAaagggcaaatactattcattttttttcgtttttttcacaaatttgtttacctaaacaattaatttggataatactttcagataatatttttgagttcatacgtgtcaatatttattataaaatttatatctcaatcagataaaattttcggataagatgataaataaaaatacaatttaaaagtgaataaaatgttgagtaaaaagtgaataatagtagaagtataagaaaatgtatgaggacttagtgttgaaagtgaagagtattggtagGCACTGGCGGatccagaaattttttagcggaggtATAATATTGActtagtatgaaaaatggtttttcggaataatcattttctcaagataatttttgacggcttttattccttacacatcaaataagaaaacttgattttatgggattttattatgaagtatatattgacttaatgagccatcatttttagcataaatcgtattttgcactaaaaccgaattttcatattttgatttagtgggaatttaattttctagtatttttatttgaatccaaatagggggtacttccttatttacattgtaaacttaagtaaatggagtaatataaaaataaataaaagtagaaGGACAAAGATATTTACttaaaatgttgaaaatggaaataaggtaatttGATTCCACTgttggtaggtatttatagaaaacaaatcccataattttttggtattttttttaaaaaaattcgaatttttttcataattttataacaaaaaaaagtccagccgttggattggaggagAGCAGCCGATCAGAGCGCCCAGACGACGACACCTGTCTTCTAGCTGTTGGTGGAGCACAGGGCTGGCGCTGACGTCATCTCCCCCCTCGGGCTTGAACTCGGGCGAGATCTGCCTTCGGGCCAGCCCGTCTTCGTGGGTCCCACCTCCAGCCCGAGCAAAAGTGGCCCGCTGGAACTGACTTTTTGGCTTGGACTCCCCCCAGCCTCGGTCTTGGGCTCCTcgctggagttgctcttattAGAGACGCCTTTCCGCTGGGACTGAGTCTATTGCAAGCACTTCTGCTCATAATGCTTCTTCTATAAGTGCTTCTTTCAAAGAACACTgaaggtttttttatattaaaaaaatcaagtgtTCCCTGAAAAAGCACTTAGAAGTGATTCTTGAAAAAGAGGAGGCTTCTCTACAAGTGCTAGGGTAAAGGCAATGTACATGGAGCATAAAAATTGAAACGAAGAGAATCGTTCTCGAAAATAACTTTTCTATAACTCCTTGTCTATTGCTATAGTTTTCTCGAATCTAACAAAACTTGCCACTAATCGACATGACTTTCCTCCGAAAGAGAGAATACCCAACAAATTCAACTGAACTCCTTGtctatttattttggaaaagaaacaaaaagcttTTTTTCCTTACCTAAATAGTCACTTTTCCAATAAACATAAATGAATTAAAGATTTTGTCACAGTAATAATAGGACTCACATCTGCCACACAAATAAAAACGGTAGAAGTTATGTATGCCACATCAATATTTAACAGACTTATTAAAGTAACAAAATGacctatttatagagtttatGAAGTTTAAATACCtatttttatatgattttacAAGTTCAGGCACCAATTTGAAATGATCTAGTTAACTCGAAGATtcattcaattatttatttttccacGGGAGAAAGCATTTCATTCAATGGATGGAAgtataaaaggaaaaagaaaagcaccaGGGCCAAAAGCAGAGAAACatcttaaaaaaaacaaaaacaaaaaaaagctcTCTCGGTCTTTGTCTGGACAGTGActgctctctctcctcctttaCCATCTAGTTAGCAGCCTATATCTCTGGCCACCCTATAAGGCCATAACCTTTCTCCATGGCATCATTCTCACACTCAAAGCAGCTAAGCTCTCTGTTCCTGGTAATATCCATGGTGGGTATGCTTGGAACTTTCATCAATATTGTGGGGGTAGATGGAGCaactgcttcttcttcttcttcttcttcttcaacttgGTGTGTGGCAAGAAGTGATGCTACCACCCAAGCCCTTCAGACAGGCTTAGACTATGCATGCGGGGCTGGTGCTGACTGTTCCCCATTACAATCCACTGGCCTCTGTTATCTTCCAAACACAATCCAAGCTCATGCCTCTTATGCCTTCAACAGTTATTATCAGCGCAAGGCTATGGCTCCTGGCTCTTGTGACTTCGCTGGCACTTCCACCATTGCTCAAACCGATCCCAGtatgtcatttttctttttctttttttggtaacaattttatcttttatttatttattttcaaagaaaatgaacCCATATTTTTAGGTATTGATTTGTTTattgttgttattttctttgtgtAGGTTATGGATCTTGTGTGTACCCATCTTCTGCAAGGTATGCTGCCCTGccctttcttttcaatttcttgtaaacaaaaaattaatttctcaAAGACTAATTAAGTATTTAGGGTACACAAGTTTCTTCGTGTTTACGCAATTGggtctttctcttttttcttctttagtgTTTTTGTGAAACAAAATTATCAGGGAGTTGGTTGATATGATGAATATTGAAAGAGATATTCACTTTCCAGAAAccattctcttttcttttgccaCTTGATAATAAGTAGCTGTAAGGAATCCTCTTCCAAAAGAGAGggaacccaaacaaaaaaaaaagaaaccaaaacaaagagagaTTTGTGCCTCTCTGGTGAAGCTTCTTATGGATGTATGCCACGTGTCTTTCTGCATGGGATGCTTTGTGATGGCATCTTAAATCTGACCGTCCAGCACTCCTTGACTTGTTTGCATCtgtcaaatcaaaatcccCTCTCTCACCCTCTTCGAAGTCTTGGGTTGCTCACTGGTGTTTTGTACTACATACTGGATTTCTTAAAATTATTGCCTGAGTGCATGCTTGACCTGGAGTTTGAACTACGTATTTGGTCCTGTAACTCACATTTCACCTTAGTttcccaccgttggatttgtCGTTAGTACAAATGAAACCAATGGTCAAAGATCATACTTGGTTCGCCACCTTTTTTATGGGCAGAGTGGCTGACAGTGACAACTATCATGCACTATTGTGATGATTTCTGAGTCTATCTCATGCTGTTGTTGCCAGACCAAGCTCTGAAACTTCTGGGCCCTGGTTTGATTTGCATGAAcattaaaatatcattttaaaTAGTGGAAGGaccaattctttttctttttactttttttgttgggtcAGAATTTCCTTTGGTACATATGAAAAAGGATCAGTTCATTGTGGAATGTTCCACAAATATTCTAGTTTATGAAAATAATGATTCACTTTAAAAATTCCTCGTGCTACTTTAATACatttattgattaaaatatctctgtattcataatttttcggATGCCTTGCTTAAGCAATACATAATAAGGACAGTCCTCCTACagtcttcttctccatttacCCTCCTAATTTTGAAGGTGGGCCCAACCTCAATTAACGgtcaaaaattcaaacatgTGGGGCAACATTTCAATGTTCTCATTCTGTTCTAGCAGAGCCAAGTTGTGCTCATTTTGATTCCTAGAGAAGTGCTCTTTTGTTCTGGCCAGGGTATTTCAGGCATGGTCTCAAAAGTGTAGGTGTCCTAGCTAGTGGTCCACATAGCAATATGCACTTTTGCCCTTTTTCTATTTGTGCAGCCAATTGGGAAGGTATAGCCGAATTTAAGGTCTTTTGCTTGACACTAAAGTAGACTTAATTTGCAAAGGATCACTAgcgtagtggtttggagtaattATTTCCTCAGGTAATGTCCTGAGTTCAAGTCCTAGCATCTGTGTAGTgtatgtgagtttagtatattatcgtcCCTCTCTCAACAGGAAAgatgctaaaaaaaaaagtggacttaatttaatttttcttttaaaatgaaCCAATTCACTAGAGCATATAGTCATTTGATCACATTCTAGGTTATTATTGAAATCACACTCATACAGCCCCAATTAATATAGTGGTAATGCTCACCATGAATCAAGGGTTGATGTTCACGTTAGAGAGAAAGATGTCATTGATAACTCAATTCTCAATAAAAGCAGGTTTTTGAGTATGGGGTGTGGGTTTTGGGCTCAACCGAGTCCTGCATCTTTTATTGCTTTTCGTTGGTGGAAAAAGTAGTGCTTTATCCGGTGTTCGTATAAATGAATTTGAAGGACTAACAGCTTTGTGTTATGCAAATTTACAGCACGGCTGGAGGGACAGCTACACCAACCACGCCACCAGCTACAGGCATTTTCAGTGCACCAACAACGCCTACGACACCAACATTTGGCGGGGGTAGCGTTACTGGATTCACTCCGGGAATGACCCCGACGATCCCTGACTCTGACGACAACTCAAAAGCATCCCTGGAGTCCATGATCCCAACAATCTTGATGCATGTGTCCTTCATGTTTGTTCTTTCATTTACCCTAAACTAAACCCATGTGGctcgtttatttatttatttaatcttATAGTTATAGCAGGAGTAGCATTGCCCTACGTGGAAAAGAGGTTATACAT
This window encodes:
- the LOC18791974 gene encoding PLASMODESMATA CALLOSE-BINDING PROTEIN 3, yielding MASFSHSKQLSSLFLVISMVGMLGTFINIVGVDGATASSSSSSSSTWCVARSDATTQALQTGLDYACGAGADCSPLQSTGLCYLPNTIQAHASYAFNSYYQRKAMAPGSCDFAGTSTIAQTDPSYGSCVYPSSASTAGGTATPTTPPATGIFSAPTTPTTPTFGGGSVTGFTPGMTPTIPDSDDNSKASLESMIPTILMHVSFMFVLSFTLN